From Magnolia sinica isolate HGM2019 chromosome 13, MsV1, whole genome shotgun sequence, one genomic window encodes:
- the LOC131223638 gene encoding SAGA-associated factor 11, whose amino-acid sequence MSVPNDDNMSLHSQLSSHVFGDLLDSILVDVASECHRIARLGLDRNLEEEEEELRLSAQARVRVADPSNSGEANGKYVVDIFGQTHPTIAEEIIFCMNCDRQIIAGRFAPHLEKCMGKGRKARKSTRSSTVTQSTRHSRGSPVSVYAPYSNSSSINKVANGTAGVAGEYADGTFDDP is encoded by the exons ATGTCTGTGCCAAATGATGACAATATGTCTCTCCACTCTCAA TTGTCATCTCACGTTTTTGGCGACCTTTTGGACTCCATTCTTGTGGATGTTGCATCTGAATGCCACCGAATAGCTAGGCTGGGACTTGATCGgaatttggaagaagaagaagaagagttgagGCTCTCAGCACAGGCTCGGGTAAGGGTTGCAGATCCTAGCAACAGTGGGGAGGCAAATGGCAAGTATGTGGTAGATATATTTGGCCAAACACATCCAACCATTGCTGAGGAAATCATTTTCTGCATGAATTGTGACCGGCAAATCATAGCTGGAAGATTCGCGCCTCATCTTGAGAAGTGCATGGGAAAG GGTCGAAAGGCTCGCAAGTCAACAAGAAGCAGTACAGTTACTCAGAGTACCCGACATTCTCGTGGCAGCCCCGTTTCTGTCTACGCCCCATATTCAAATTCGTCCAGCATAAACAAGGTTGCGAATGGAACAGCGGGTGTTGCTGGGGAGTATGCTGATGGCACTTTTGATGATCCATGA